The Phaeacidiphilus oryzae TH49 region CAGGGCGGCCTGACCACCATCCTGGAGAAGTCCCTCGGCGCCGTCGCGAAGGGCGGCACCACCCCGCTCGCGGACGTCGTCGAATACGCGGAGCCGGTACGCAGCAAGGGCTTCGTCTTCATGGACACCCCCGGCTACGACCCGGTGTCGGTGACCGGCATCGTCGCCGGCGGGGCCAACCTGGTCTGCTTCACCACCGGCCGCGGCTCCGCGTTCGGCTGCGCGCCGGTGCCGAGCCTCAAGCTGGCCACCAATACTCCGCTCTACGAGCACATGTCCGAGGACATGGACATCAACGCGGGCGGCATCGCGGACGGCTCGGCCACCGTCGAGGAGATCGGCGAGGAGATCTACCGCCGGGTATTGGCGGTCGCCTCCGGCGAGCGGACCAAGAGCGAGGGCCTCGACTACGGCGAGGAGGAGTTCGTGCCGTGGCACCTGGGCACGGTGATGTGAGCCGCCGGCCCGGGACGCGGCTCGTGGCGGGCTTGGTGGGCGCGGGCGATCACGGCAGGCTGTGGGGATGCGAAAAGCGATCGTTCTCCTGGCGGTGACGGCCGGGTTGCTGCTCACCGGCTGCGGCGGCGGCAGCGGCAGCGGCGCCGACGGTGCCGCGGACGGCATCCCGGGCGGCCGGGCGAACGCCACCGCGAACGCCACCGCGAACGCCACCGCGCGCGGCGCCTCCGCCGCGGCCTCCGCGCCCGCAGCCGCGTCCCCACAGCACCCGGCGGCCGCCGCCGCCTTCGCCGCTCTGGAGCGGCGCTATCGGGCGCGGCTCGGCGTCTACGCCGTGGACACCGGCAGCGGCCGTGCCGTCGCCTACCGCGCAGACGAGCGGTTCGGGTACTGCTCCACCTTCAAGGCGCTGGCCGCCGGGCTGATCCTGGCCCGGGCCACCGACGCCCGGCTCGGCACCGTGCTCCACTACCGCCGTTCCGACCTCCTCGCCCACTCCCCGGTGACCTCGGAGCACCTCGCCGAGGGGCTCCCGCTGCGGGCGGTGCTCGCCGCCGCCGTCCAGTACAGCGACAACACCGCCGGCGACCTGCTGCTCAAGGAGCTTGGCGGGCCGTCAGGGCTGGCGGCGGCGCTCCGCGGCCTCGGCGACCGGGTCAGCCTCCCCGCCCGTACCGAGCCGGCCCTCAACGTCATCGCCCCGGGCGACACCCGGGACACCAGCTCCCCCCGCGCCTTCGGCACCGACCTCCGCCGACTGGCCCTCGGCGACCTCCTCCCGGCCGCCCGCCGGGCGCAGTTCGCCGCCCTGCTGCGCGGCAACACCACCGGCGGCGCCTACATCCGGGCCGGCGTCCCCGCCGGCTGGCGGGTGGGCGACAAGACCGGCAGCAGTACCGCCGGCATCCGCAACGACATCGCCGTGCTGTGGCCGCCGCGGGGCGCCCCGATCGTGCTGGCCGTGATGACCGACCGGGGCGCCGCGCAGCCGCCCGCCACCGACCCGCTGATCGCGGACGCGACGAGATCGGCTCTCGCGGCCCTGCGGTGACCCGGTGACCCGGTGACCCGATGACCCGGTGACCGGAAGCGGCGCGAGCGGTCAGAAGACGTCCTCCAGCTCGCAGAGGGCGTTCGTCATGGTCGCCGTCTTCGCCATCAACTGCCCGTCCGCGCCGACCGCCTGGCCCTCGGGGGAGGAGAGCGCCGTCTTCATCGCGGCCATGTCGTCGAAGTCCAGCTCGGCGATCAGGTAGTGCGGCTCCCCGCCCCGCACCGGCCGGGCGTTGCGGATCACCGTGTAGCGCCGGAGGCCCGGAAGCTTGTTGGCCAGCGGGATGTGGACCTCCCGATAGTGGCGGTCGAACTCGGCCGGATCCTGCGGGTCGTCCCAGAAGACCAGGAGTCGCGCCTTGGTCGCCATCTCTCCACCTCCGTGAGGGGGCCGCCGTCGGTCCCGCCGGCCCGTGCGTCCTGCGGTCTTCTCACTACCCGAAGCGGAAGGCGTTGTCACCCCCGATGTCACCCGCCCGGACCGGCATCCCTCCGACCGGACAGATGCGCCCGTCCCGGGACAGAAGTGCCGGGAGTGCGCCCGCGGGGGCACCGGTCCTCTATGGGAACCCTGTGGTCGGGAGTACTCTCACGCCGTTCTGGTACCCGGTCTTCCGGAGGGGTTCATGGGTTCCACGGCACCACAGCGCCGACGCAGACGAACTCTGCTCGCCGCTCTCATATCCGCCGCCCTGATCGGTGCGGCGGCCCCCGCCGCACCGGTGTGGGCGGCGTCCGGCACCGCCGCCGGCACCGGCGGCACGACGGCGTCCGGCACCGGGGGCGCCAGCCCGAAGCACGACCAAGCCGGCGACGAGTCGGGCGAGTTGATGGAGGCCACCGACGCCTACAACGAGCCCAGGCTCGCCCCCGGCGGCTCGGTCGCCCAGGGCGCCTACCAGTCGGCCTGGCAGCACGCCACCGCGATGCCGGTGGCCGGCGGCGCCTTCAGCGAGGTCACCACCCAGCCGTACGACTCGGACGCGCTCCACTACCGCGACCACGCCGCCTCCAACAGCAGCGGCGGCGCCGGCTACTCCGCCGGCCGGATCGCCGCACTGGCCACCGACCCGACCCACGCCGGAGTGCTCTACGCCGGCGCGGCCGGCGGCGGCGTCTTCCGCTCCACCGACGACGGCGGCACCTGGACGCCGATCGCCGACCACCTGCCGGCCCTCTCCGTCGGCTCGCTGGCCGTCGCCCCGGACGGCTCCCTCTGGCTGGGCACCGGAGAGGCGACCACGGCCTCCGACAACTACCAGGGCAGCGGCGTCTACCGGCTCGCCGACCCGGTCACCGGCAGCTTCACCGCCGCCGACCAGCTCGGCGGCACGGTCCTGGACAACACCTCGATCCACGAGATCCGGATGGACCAGGCGGCGGGCTACGCCTTCGCCGCCACCTCCCACGGCGTCTACCGGATCGCCCTCGGCTCCGCCGCCGGCGGCGCCACCTGGCAGCGCGTTCTGGCGCCCTGCGCGGGCGTCGGCGTCTCCGGGGTGACCTGCGGCACCAGCCAGTACTTCGCGGACATCGCCAACGACGTGGCCGTCCAGCCCGGAACCGGCGGCAAGCGGCTGGTCGCCAACGTGGCCTGGCGCTCCGGCGCCTCGTACAACGGCTTCTACTACTCGGACGACGCGGGGGTCAGCTGGCATCCGGCCAACCCGCAGGGCGCGATCAACCCGAAGGACATCGGCAACGCCACCTTCGCCTACTCGGCGGACGGCAGCCGGCTGTACGTGGTGATGGAGTCGCCCACCCTGCTCAACAAGGCCTCCGGCGGCAACTCTCCCTACACCGTGCTGGCCGGCGTCTACGTCAGCCCGAACGGCGACGTCGCGGGCCCGTACAACCAGGTGGCCAACTCCAGCGTGCTGGCCAACTCCGGCTCGGCGATGAAGAAGACCGTGATGGGGGCGGGCTACCAGCCCGGCACCCAGGCCTGGTACGACCAGTCGCTGGCGGTCGACCCGAACAACCCCCAGCACCTCTACCTGGGCCTGGAGGAGCTCTACGAGTCCTGGGACGGCGGCGCCAGCTGGCAGACGGTCGGCCGGTACTGGAACTTCGGCCTCGACTGCTTCAGCTACGTCGGCTCGCAGAACACCTGCGACGGCAACGTGATGCACTCCGACCAGCACGCGCTGGCCTTCTCCGAGTGGCCGGGCCACGCCCCCGAGGTCTACGCGGGCAACGACGGCGGCGCCTACGCCCGCCCGGTCGCGCAGACCGCGGCCGGCTGGCGGAACCTCAACAGCAGCGGCACCCTGCGCAGCCTCCAGTACTACTCGGTCGGCGTCGGCACCCTGCCCAACGGCAGCGGCACCGCGGTCTGGGGCGGCCTCCAGGACAACGGCGTGTCCATGCAGGTCGACAAGGGCGCGACCTACTCGTACACCTACCCGGGCACCAGCACCCCGGTCACCGAGAACCTCAACCCGGACGGCCGAATGGTCGAGCCGTACGGCGGCGACGGCGGAGACCAGCTGGTCGATCCGGCCAACGGCTGCGAGACGCTGGGCGAGTACACCAACCTCACCCTGCAGATGACCGACAACTGCGGCTACACGGCCAACGACGACGGCACCCCGTCGGCGATCACCAACATCGCGCCCGGCGACCCGAACGCCCGCTTCACCGCGCCGTTCGCCGCCGACGCCAAGGACAGCGGCTACTGGGTGGCCGGCGGCGAGTACGTCTGGGGCAACGCCAAGACCTGGGCGAGCACCTCGGGCGCCGACTGGACCAGGCTGGCCGACGCCGGCGCGGGGAACTCGATCACCGCGATCGCCTCCCAGCGGAACGCCGCCGGCGACCACGTCATCTGGGCCGCCTGGTGCGGAGCCTGCAACGCGGGCAGCACCTTCGGCCGCGGCATCCTGACCAACTACGGCGGCAGCTGGCACCAGCTCGCCCTGCCGGCCGCCTTCCCGGACCGGTACGTCGCGGACGTCACCATCGACCCGGCCGACCCGAGCGGCAAGACCGTCTACGCCACCCTCTCCGGCTTCTCCCGGGCCTGGAACGAGGGCCCCGGCGAGGCCGGTTACGGCCACGTCTGGATGACCAAGGACGGCGGCGCCAGCTGGCAGGACGTCAGCGGCGCGACCGGGGCGGCCGACCAGCTGCCCGACGCCCCCGCCAACCGGCTGCTGGTCAGCCCGGACGGCACCCTGGTGGTCGCCACCGACCTCGGCGTGTACACCGACGACGTGGCGGCCGACGGCCTCGGCCACTGGAAGCGGCTCGGCCAGGCCGCCATCGACGCGGCCGGCAACCTGCCGACGGCGCCGGCCGTCTACCTCACCCCGAGCCCGGACGGCAAACGGCTCTACGTGGCCACCCACGGGCGGGGGATCTGGAGCACCCCGATGCCCTAGCCGGCCCCGCTGATCAGGGGAGTGATCCCCCGTCAGTTCGATGCAGAACGCGCCTCCCGGCCGCGCCGCACGCGCGGCCGGGAGGCGCGCGCGCATAGGTTCACCGGCACGTCCAGCCGCCTCCTCCGCCCAGCCGTCTCCTCCACACAGCGGCCGCCTCCGCCGCGGCCACCGGCCTCGGCCCCACCCCACTGCTGCTCAACCCGGCCGCCGAGGCCGCGCTCGGCGGGGCCCTGCCGGGCGGCGGCGCGGCGGCCCTCCCGTGGTCCAGGCGGCGGTTCGGCGACCGCCGCTGAGCAGGGGGCGGACGGCTGCTGACACCGCGTCAGCCGCCCGGTCCGCAAGCCGTCTGCCCGTCCGCGCCCCGCCACCGACCACACGGAAGGCGTCGGCTAGCCTGGCTCGCCTGCCCAGCGGGGCCGGAGCGAACCAGGGAGGGGATCCGATGCCGATCACCGTCGCCGCCGACGGCTACCGGCTGTGGTACGAGGCGGTGGGCGAGGCGGGCGCACCGGCGATCGTCCTCCCCGTCCGCAGGCGAGACGAATTCGGCGCGCTGGCAGAGGCGTTGGCCGAGCGCCACCGGGTGGTCAGGTACAAGCCCCGGCGGGTGGTCGGCGAGATGGAGCCCGATCCGGAGGCGGGCGGCGGCAGCGCCCCCTGGGACCCGGCCTCGCTGACCGAGACCCCCGTCGCCCTGGAGATCGCCGACCTCCACGCGGTCGCCGACGCGGCCGGCGCCGAGGGGTTCCTCCTCGCCGGATACTCCGGGATGGCCGCGCTCGCCGGCTTCCTCGCCCCGCTCAGCGAGCGCGTCCGCGGCCTGCTGCTCGGCGGCTTCCCGCTGCTGAGCGGCTGGGACTACTGGCTCGGCTTCGAGGAGGGCGCGCGGGCCGCCCTGATCCAGGCCGGCATGCCGGAGGCCGCCGCCCAGCACCACCTCGGCCGGCTGCTCTTCCGCGAGTGGGCGGCCAGGGACGACCGCGCCGCCCTCGCCGCTCTCCCCGGCCCCAAGGTCCTCTGGTACGGAAGCCGGGACAGCACCCCCGACTGCCGGATGTACGACTACGTCGGCGGCGGGGCCATCGCCAGCCGGAACCGGGACGACGCCGGGCGGCTCCGCGAACTCGGCTTCGCCGTACTGGAGATCCCCGAGCAGGACCACATCGGAGCCCTGGCCGAGACCGCCCTGATCGCCCCGCAGCTCCTGGCCGCTCTGGAGAAGTCCCCCTGGTGACCCGGCCGGGGTGACCCGGCCGGGGTGGCCCGGCCGGGGGGCTCAGGGCGCCAGCGCGCCGGCCAGCACCGCGCGGGTCCCCTCGACATCGCCGGACCAGCTCAGCGAGGGATCGTCGGCGGGTATCCGCTTCCACAGCTGGAGCAGCAACCGCTCGGCCGTGCCGGTGACCTCACCCACCGGCTCGCCGGGTCCCCAGGTCCAGGAGCCGCCGGTGTCCGAGGCGGTCAGCCGAACGGCCCGCTGCGGAGCGGCCATCCGCTCCACCTTGACCTGGCGCGGCGCCATGGTGTCCAGCACCTCGGCGACGCCGTCCGCCGCGAAGGCCGGGTCGAGCGGCGCCTCCTTCCCGGCGGCGTGCTCCGCGTCCCAGACGTGCACCTGCATCTCGTGCACCCGCCGGCGGCGCCAGAAGCCGACGGTGTGCGGGGGCCAGAAGGTCCAGACGTCGGTCTCCGGATCGAGCGCCAGGGCATCCGCCAACTCGGCCACCATGCCCTCGAACCAGGCCCGGACCCCGGCGTCCTCGGCCGGCGGCGGCGTGCCCCCGCGGTCCTTGCGGTGCTCGCGGATCGCGCCGACCACCCAGGCGTTGCCCTGGCCGACGTGGCCGGCCAGATCGCGCAGGGTCCACTCACCGCAGTGCACGACCGGCACGGAGAGGTCCCCGTCCAGGCAGTCCGAGAAGCGGCGCGAGAGCTCGTCGTGCTGCTTGAGATAGTCCAGGGCGTTCACGTCGTCTGCCATGCGGCAGATGGTAGATCAGGGCACTGACAACCCACCGCCCACGGACCCTCGCGCCCACGTCCGGCACCTGAGCCATGCCAGGTGCCCTCCCGGTCACTGCGGCGGTGGCCAGGGCGGCTGTTGCGAAGGGGAGCGGTACGGCTGCTCTGGCGGGTACGGCTGCCCCGGCGGGTACGGCGGGTACGGCGGCCCCGGGGGGTACGGAGGCGGCGGCGGATACACCGTCTGTCCCGGTACGCCCGCGGCCGGCGCCTTCGCCCCCGCCTTCGCCCGCGGGAACCCCTTCGCCCGCGGCGCCCCCTTCGCCCGCGGCGGCAGCGGGCCGCGGAAGCCGACCCGCAGGCGGAGCCGGAGCAGCACCAGCTCGACCACGGCCGTCAGCGTGACTCCGATCGGCCCGGCGACCAGCCCGATCCACCACGCCGCCGTGTGCGGGGTCTCCACCGGCCCGTCGATCAGCTCCGCATGCCCCAGCGCCGTCAGCCACACCAGCAGCACGCTGGTCAGCGGACGCACCAGCGGATGCGCGCGGACGGCGAAGGAGTTCCGGTGCATCAGATACATCGCCGGAAGGGTGAACGCGAAGATCCAGAACATCAGGCCGAGCATCACGAGGAAGCCGAGGGCTCCCAGCACCCGGTTGTGGACGCCCAGGTCCGGCACGTGGCCGTTCTGCCGCTCCATGGCCATCACCAGTGCCGCGATGCCCGCCGTCAGCAGGGCGACCAGCAACGGCCGCAGCACCATCCGGGAGACCCGCAGCCGGGCCCCGTGCCTGGCCAGCCCGACCACTGCCGCGGATGCCAGGAGCAGCGCGAGCGGCCCGGTGAACAGCACCACGATGCTGTCCCCGAACACCTCGGTGAAGAGGTCGTTCATGCTGGTGCCGGTGGACAGCCGGACGATCAGCAGCACCACCCCGAGGCCGAGCAGCGCCCGCGGCAGCATCAGCCGCTCGATCAGCGGATCGAAGGCCTCCTCGGCGACACTGCCGGCGACCGGCCCTGCGTACGGGCCGATCAGTGGCCCCGAGGCGGCCACCAGCGCGGACGGGGTCAGCCTCAGCATCCGATAGGGCCCGTAGAACCGCCTCGCCAGCAGCCAGGGGAAGACCAGCTCCACCAGCCAGCGGAAGGCCGCTCGCTGACGCGGCGTCAGATCCTTCCCGAACCTGGAGGTCCGCTCCACCGCCTCCACCCGGTACGGCGGCCGGTCGTACCCCGCGTCCCCCATCCCCGCAGACCTCCCCCGTCGATCAACGCCCTACCGGAGTCTGCCAGAGACACCCGCGACTGGCGATCGCCCCGCACATCGAAAAAGTCCCCCGGCGCCCAGCCGAAAGCCCCCACCCCGCCCCTCACCGGCCCCGCCGGCCCCTCCCGGCCCCCTCCGGTGTCCGCCCCGCCGACCACCCGCCCGAAGGGCGTCCAGCGCCTCTCCAGCCCTTCGGTGCAACCCATCTGACCTGGTCTTTCGCCGAATCCCCGGATAGCCTGCGAGCCGACTGAAGGGGGTCCGATGGACCGTTCGACACGCACCTTCGAAGACGTCCTCACACTCTTGGACGGCCTCTTCCGCAGTGCGGAGGAGGGGCGCCGCTCGACCGGCGACGCCGCCGACTACTGGGACCGGTTCTACGCCGACCGCGCCCGCGGCATCCCGTTCTTCGTGCCCAAGCCGGACGAGAGCCTCGTCGCCCACCTCGACCGCGGCACCATCGCCCCGGGACGCGCCCTGGACCTCGGCTGCGGCCCGGGCCGCAACGCGGTCCACCTCGCCGCCCGCGGTTTCCAGGTGGACGCCGTCGACCTCTCCCGCGTCGCCCTCGCCTGGGCCGGGGAGCGCGCCGCGGCCGCCGGCGTCGAGGTCCGCCTCCTCCAGGGCGACGCGTTCGCGCTGCTCCCGGACCAGCTGCCCGGGCCCTACGACCTGATCGTCGACTCCGGCTGCTTCCACCATCTGCCACCGCACCGCCGAGTCAGCTACCTCGGCCTCCTCGACCGGGTGCTCGCCCCCGGCGGCCATCTCGCGCTGACCTGCTTCGCCTCCGGCGCGATGGGCTCCGAGCTGTCCGACGCCGAGCTCTACCGCGCCCGCGACCTCCAGGGCGGCCTCGCCTACACCCCCGACGCGCTGCGCTGGATCTTCTCCGGCCTCGAAGAGCTGGAGCTCCGCAGAATGCGGGACGAACCCGCGGATGCCCCGGTCTTCGGGGAGTCCTTCCTCTGGGCCGGGCTCTTCCGCCGTCGCGGCTAGGGCGCGCGGAGACGGCGAAGCGCCCCGCGCCGGGGAGGCGTGGGGCGCTTCGGTGGTACCGGCTACTGCGGGGTGACGTTCTCCGCCTGCGGGCCCTTCGGGCCCTGGGTCACGTCGAAGGTGACCTTCTGGCCCTCGTCCAGCGAGCGGAAGCCGCCGGCGTTGATGTTGGAGTAGTGGACGAAGACGTCGGGGCCGCCACCGTCCTGCTCGATGAAGCCGAAGCCCTTCTCGCCGTTGAACCACTTCACGGTGCCGTTCGCCATGCTGTTCTCCCTGCCGGGACACGGGGTCCGCGGAACCGCGCACCCCTGGGGTGTCGCCCTGGATCCTCGGACTGCTGAACAGCAAAAACGCCCGCGTCATCTGACGCGGGCGAACGACTTCGGAACCACGACTTCTGATCACGACGCTACAGCATCGGCGGCCGATCGGCAGGGAACCGCGATCATCCTTCACCGATTCGGGCGGACGCGCCCCCCGAACGGGGGCGTCGGGGCCGGCCGCCCGAACCGGCGGCCGACCCCGCACGGCGGTCCCTCAGCGGACGCCGCGGATGATGTTGCCCTCGGTGGTGAGGTACCCGGTGCGGTAGTCGTACCGCGGGGTGTCGGCGAAGGTCAGATACAGGTACTTCATGTTCTCGGAGAACCAGTACGCCTGGGTCAGGTCGCCCAGCTGCATCGGCGACGTGGTCACGTCGTTGGCGATGGTGTAGCCGTTGGCGACCCGGAGGTTCTTCATCCCGATGAAGTACTGGTAGGCGGTCGCCCGGTACTTCGGGTGGCGGGTCTTCTGGTAGAGGTCGAAAGAGGAGTTGACGTACTCCGGTCGCATGTTGTTGCTGGCCGAGGTCACCGCGCCGGTGGAGTAGTCGATCTCCTCCGGGAGGACCGGGTACTTGTCCAGCACCGAGGTCCAGGAGTCGTAGTACGCGTCGCCGTCGGTGAGGTCGCCGCCCTTGCCGAGGAGGCCGGCGTAGAAGGCGGCCAGCTCGGAGGCGGAGCTGCCGGTCGGCTTGCCGGTCTTGTAGTCGACCTGCTGGAACCACAGGTGGCCGCCGGACCGGACGGCCATGTGCTTCAGGATCGCGGCGGTGGTCTGCCGGTACCAGGTCAGCAGCTCGCGGTCGCCGAACATGGTCCAGCCGCCCCACAGGTACTCGTAGAACGAGTCCACCGGCGGGTTCGGCGCCTGGTCGGTGCCGTCCGTCGGGAGCCCGGTCTCGACGTCGAGGTAGGTCGGCAGCAGCCCGATCGGGCTGACCTGCGTCATCGCCGCGCGGTAGGCCTTCTTCGCCGCGTCGTAGTACTTGCTGTCGCCGGTGAGCTTGGACAGCATGCCGAACTCGAGGATGTTGGTGCCGATCTCGGCCAGCGGCGGGGTGTTCCCGTGCACCTCCCCGGTGGCCATGTTGCACTGCGTGTACGGCATGCCGGTCGGCGACTTGGTGAAGGCCGGCATCAGCCGGTCCGCCGCGTCCACGGCGAGGTCGAGGAGCTTGCTGTCCCGGGTGGTCATGTACCCGGAGAGCAGGCCGCCGACGACTCGTATGATCGCCTCGAAGACGTGGAAGTCCGCGTCGATGTCCAGGCTGAGCTCGCTGGTGATCCACTTCTTGGAGATCGCCAACTCCTGGTCCAGGCCCAGGAGATAGTGGGTGTCGAGCGCCTCGATGATGGACAGCCCGATCGGGTGGCCGTCCGCGAAGAACTCGTTGTAGCCGCCGGAGACCGGAAGCACCTGGTCGTGGCCCCAGGCGAACTTCTTGTAGCCGTTCCAGGCGTGGAGGAACTCCTCGCGCACCGCGGCGGCGATCTTCGCCGGGGACGGCATGGCGTCCGCCGACAGAGCCCCGCCGGCTCTGCCGGACAGGGCGGACGAGGTGGAGCTTGTCGCGGCGTGCGCCCGGGGGGCGCCAGCCAGTAGACCCGCGCCAGCGGCGCCGGTCACGGCGAGGGCGCTGAGGAAGGTGCGACGCGGGAGTGCTGCCGGAATGCCGTGCATGAAGCCTGCCTCCAGGGCGGTCGGAGCGGTCTGGTGAGACCGGCTAGACAACGTTGTCGTGGAACGCCTCGCAGAGCACGCTAGCGCTCTTCCGCCCCTCCTTCAATCCTCCATCACCGCCCACTTTTTGATGAACCCTCAGCTCAGAGGGAACCGGCGCACCCTCGGCCGGGGCAGCAGGCGCCCAGGTCAGCGCGGGGTGGACCGGCGCGTCGAGCCGTCCCGGCGCGCCGGGCGCGGGGGTCTCCGGGGGCGGCCGACCGCCGTCAGCGCCCCGTCATCGCTCCGTCAGCTCTCCGGCGTCGGCCGGGACCGCTCGGGGGCGGTGCCGGCCAGCATCTCGTCCACCAGGTGGTGGACGTAGGCCGGGCTCGCCGGCTCGGGGCCGATCAGGACCCGGAAGTAGATCGGGGCGACCACGTGGTCCAGCACCCGTTCCAGAGAAGGCGGCGCCTCGTCCCGGGCCAGCGAGGCCTCCAGGATCGACTCGATCTGACCGGCCCGGGACCGGATGCAGGCGTTCCAGCTGTCGCCGCGGGCGACCGCCCCGCGCAGCAGCGCCTGGCTGTCCGGCAGGGTGATGCTGACCAGGGTGCGCTGGGCCCACTCGTGGAGGTCCGCGCCCAGGTCCCCGGTGTCCGGGGCCGGGTCCTGCGGGCGCAGCCGGTGCAGCGCGACGGCCTCCAGCAGATGCTGCATGTCGCCCCAGCGCCGGTACACCGTGGTCGGGTTGACGCCCGCCCGGGCGGCCACCAGGGGGATGGTGACCTCCTCCGCGCCCAGCTCCGCGATCAGCTCCACGACCGCCTGGTGCACCGCCGCCACGACCCGTGCGCTCCGGCCGCCGGGGCGCGCGGCCTTGCCGCCGGGCTCGCGGTCGCCAGGCTCACGCTCACTGCGCTCGAGGGCGCCGGACTCGGGGGCGCCGGGCTCGTTGGGGTCGTGGTCGGATGCGGGGCCGTTCATGGAATGCAGTCTAACGCAATGGGGTTTGCTTTTGTCAGTGGGCAGGGCTAGGCTCCCTAAAGCCAATCAGATTGCTTTAGCTTTCCTGCCCTCGGAGGCGAGGTCCCGCCATGCCCCTGCTCGTCCCCCACTCCTCCCGATTCGGACGGCCCGCCGCGTTCGTCCTGGTCGGGGCGGTGCTGGCGGCGCTGATGTTCGCCGCCGGCGCGCCGTCCCCGCTGTACGTCGTCTACCAGGGCGAATGGCAGTTCTCTGCGGGCGTGCTGACCACGGTCTTCGCCGTCTACGCCGTCTTCCTGCTGTTCGCCCTGCTCACGGTCGGCTCGCTGTCCGACTTCGTCGGGCGGCGGCCGGTGCTGATCGGCTCGCTGCTGCTGGAGGCCGCGGCGATGCTCCTCTTCGCGTTCGCGGACGGCGTCGGCTGGCTCTTCCTCGCCCGCGCGGTGCAGGGCTTCGCCACCGGAGCGGCGACGGGGGCGGTCTCCGCCGCCCTCCTCGACCACCAGCCCCGGCGCGGTCCCGGGCTGGGTTCGCTGGTCAACGGCGCCGCCGCCACCGGCGGGCTGACCCTGGGAGCCCTCGGCTCCGGGCTGCTGGTGCAGTACGCCCCGGCGCCGACCACCCTCGTCTTCTATCTGCTGGCCGCGGTCTTCCTGGCCGGTGCGGCGACACTGCTCCGGCTGCCCGAGACGGTGCCGGCGCGGGCGGGGGCGCTGGCCTCGCTGCGGCCGCGGATGCGGATACCGCGCGGCGGGATGCGGGTCTTCCTCGCGATGCTGCCGGCGCTGGTCGCGATCTGGGCGGTGATGGGGCTGCAGCTCTCCCTCGGCGGCTCGCTCGCGGCCGCGGTGCTGGGGGTGGGCAGCCACTTCGTCGCCGGGGCGCTGGTGGCGGTGTTCACCGGTGCCTCGACGGTGGGCGCGCTGGTGATGCGGTCGCGATCGGTGCGGAGTGCCGTGATCACCGGCACCGCGCTGCTGGTGCTGGGCATGGTGCCGACACTGGTCTCGCTGTCCGCGTCCTCGCTGTGGCTATTCCTGGCCGGTTCGCTGGTCGCCGGGTTCGGTACCGGGGCCGCGTTCTTCGGCGCGCTGAAGGGGCTGGGCGCGCTGGCGGCCCCGGAGGAGCGGGCGGAACTCTTCGCGGCCGTCTATGTGGTCAACTACC contains the following coding sequences:
- the bla gene encoding class A beta-lactamase produces the protein MRKAIVLLAVTAGLLLTGCGGGSGSGADGAADGIPGGRANATANATANATARGASAAASAPAAASPQHPAAAAAFAALERRYRARLGVYAVDTGSGRAVAYRADERFGYCSTFKALAAGLILARATDARLGTVLHYRRSDLLAHSPVTSEHLAEGLPLRAVLAAAVQYSDNTAGDLLLKELGGPSGLAAALRGLGDRVSLPARTEPALNVIAPGDTRDTSSPRAFGTDLRRLALGDLLPAARRAQFAALLRGNTTGGAYIRAGVPAGWRVGDKTGSSTAGIRNDIAVLWPPRGAPIVLAVMTDRGAAQPPATDPLIADATRSALAALR
- a CDS encoding EthD family reductase, producing MATKARLLVFWDDPQDPAEFDRHYREVHIPLANKLPGLRRYTVIRNARPVRGGEPHYLIAELDFDDMAAMKTALSSPEGQAVGADGQLMAKTATMTNALCELEDVF
- a CDS encoding beta propeller repeat protein, with the translated sequence MGSTAPQRRRRRTLLAALISAALIGAAAPAAPVWAASGTAAGTGGTTASGTGGASPKHDQAGDESGELMEATDAYNEPRLAPGGSVAQGAYQSAWQHATAMPVAGGAFSEVTTQPYDSDALHYRDHAASNSSGGAGYSAGRIAALATDPTHAGVLYAGAAGGGVFRSTDDGGTWTPIADHLPALSVGSLAVAPDGSLWLGTGEATTASDNYQGSGVYRLADPVTGSFTAADQLGGTVLDNTSIHEIRMDQAAGYAFAATSHGVYRIALGSAAGGATWQRVLAPCAGVGVSGVTCGTSQYFADIANDVAVQPGTGGKRLVANVAWRSGASYNGFYYSDDAGVSWHPANPQGAINPKDIGNATFAYSADGSRLYVVMESPTLLNKASGGNSPYTVLAGVYVSPNGDVAGPYNQVANSSVLANSGSAMKKTVMGAGYQPGTQAWYDQSLAVDPNNPQHLYLGLEELYESWDGGASWQTVGRYWNFGLDCFSYVGSQNTCDGNVMHSDQHALAFSEWPGHAPEVYAGNDGGAYARPVAQTAAGWRNLNSSGTLRSLQYYSVGVGTLPNGSGTAVWGGLQDNGVSMQVDKGATYSYTYPGTSTPVTENLNPDGRMVEPYGGDGGDQLVDPANGCETLGEYTNLTLQMTDNCGYTANDDGTPSAITNIAPGDPNARFTAPFAADAKDSGYWVAGGEYVWGNAKTWASTSGADWTRLADAGAGNSITAIASQRNAAGDHVIWAAWCGACNAGSTFGRGILTNYGGSWHQLALPAAFPDRYVADVTIDPADPSGKTVYATLSGFSRAWNEGPGEAGYGHVWMTKDGGASWQDVSGATGAADQLPDAPANRLLVSPDGTLVVATDLGVYTDDVAADGLGHWKRLGQAAIDAAGNLPTAPAVYLTPSPDGKRLYVATHGRGIWSTPMP
- a CDS encoding alpha/beta fold hydrolase; translated protein: MPITVAADGYRLWYEAVGEAGAPAIVLPVRRRDEFGALAEALAERHRVVRYKPRRVVGEMEPDPEAGGGSAPWDPASLTETPVALEIADLHAVADAAGAEGFLLAGYSGMAALAGFLAPLSERVRGLLLGGFPLLSGWDYWLGFEEGARAALIQAGMPEAAAQHHLGRLLFREWAARDDRAALAALPGPKVLWYGSRDSTPDCRMYDYVGGGAIASRNRDDAGRLRELGFAVLEIPEQDHIGALAETALIAPQLLAALEKSPW
- a CDS encoding maleylpyruvate isomerase family mycothiol-dependent enzyme is translated as MADDVNALDYLKQHDELSRRFSDCLDGDLSVPVVHCGEWTLRDLAGHVGQGNAWVVGAIREHRKDRGGTPPPAEDAGVRAWFEGMVAELADALALDPETDVWTFWPPHTVGFWRRRRVHEMQVHVWDAEHAAGKEAPLDPAFAADGVAEVLDTMAPRQVKVERMAAPQRAVRLTASDTGGSWTWGPGEPVGEVTGTAERLLLQLWKRIPADDPSLSWSGDVEGTRAVLAGALAP
- a CDS encoding class I SAM-dependent methyltransferase; amino-acid sequence: MDRSTRTFEDVLTLLDGLFRSAEEGRRSTGDAADYWDRFYADRARGIPFFVPKPDESLVAHLDRGTIAPGRALDLGCGPGRNAVHLAARGFQVDAVDLSRVALAWAGERAAAAGVEVRLLQGDAFALLPDQLPGPYDLIVDSGCFHHLPPHRRVSYLGLLDRVLAPGGHLALTCFASGAMGSELSDAELYRARDLQGGLAYTPDALRWIFSGLEELELRRMRDEPADAPVFGESFLWAGLFRRRG
- a CDS encoding cold-shock protein gives rise to the protein MANGTVKWFNGEKGFGFIEQDGGGPDVFVHYSNINAGGFRSLDEGQKVTFDVTQGPKGPQAENVTPQ